The Novipirellula caenicola genome includes a region encoding these proteins:
- a CDS encoding DUF1289 domain-containing protein, which produces MSDPATSGDGGVKSPCIGTCSLDSSDLCVGCDRSRMEVARWSSASVAEKRTILQRCVQRRQAREQSAQ; this is translated from the coding sequence ATGAGTGATCCCGCGACAAGTGGTGATGGCGGAGTGAAATCGCCATGCATCGGCACCTGCTCGCTTGATTCAAGCGATCTTTGTGTCGGCTGTGATCGCAGCCGCATGGAGGTCGCTCGTTGGTCGAGTGCCTCGGTCGCAGAAAAACGGACGATCCTCCAGCGATGTGTGCAGCGTCGCCAAGCACGCGAGCAATCGGCGCAGTAG
- a CDS encoding PTS sugar transporter subunit IIA — MELLEKSFSEDRCILDLEASTLDDALGKILHELARRGTISPEQRDPLLSLLLQREHTAATAIGQAVAVPHAYSEILTEPLVVFARLRQPINAGALDGVGVSYIFLLVGPDQAARRHIDTLAAIARFMSDSEARYELRHAKDAEGLTEAFQHFQSRIAPAAPAPEVDVHKGLRWTGRFAGGLIDDFRHRLPYYVSDFRDGVHGKSIASIMFLFFACLAPTVTFGGIMGVTTGGHIGAVETILAASFGGVLYALFSGQPLIIIGTTGPLLVFITTLYTLCLQLKIPFLPTYACVSLWAGGLTILLAVTDASALMRYFTRFTDEIFAALISVIYIYEALSSLARESQDINDVANPSHALLTLLLALGTLYLAMNLQAFRRSRFLLPWMRELLGDFGPTIALVAMSAVAFWLSNVELAKLDIPNEFAPSLHGGRSWFVNPMDAPQWVWFASAIPGLLGAVLIYLDQNITARLVNSPDHQLRKGPAYHWDLGVIGILTGVFSLFGLPWLVAATVRSLNHIRSLADVEEVVTRSGERRDRIIHVRETRLTGLLIHLGIGGSLIALALLKMVPMAVLYGIFLFMGLVSMKGNQFLERLTLLPMESSLYPQAHYMRRVPKRVVHLYTILQLICLAVLWVIKSSAIAIVFPLFITLLVPIRLVADRFFKKEHLAALDAAETPNESSSSLPG; from the coding sequence ATGGAGTTGCTCGAAAAATCTTTCAGCGAGGATCGATGCATTCTGGATCTTGAAGCATCAACCCTCGATGACGCGCTAGGCAAGATCCTGCACGAACTTGCTCGCCGCGGAACGATCTCGCCCGAGCAACGAGATCCGCTGCTTTCGCTACTGCTACAACGAGAACACACCGCAGCCACGGCGATCGGTCAAGCGGTGGCCGTGCCACATGCTTACAGTGAAATCCTGACGGAACCGTTGGTCGTGTTCGCCCGTTTGCGGCAACCGATCAACGCCGGAGCGTTGGACGGTGTGGGGGTTTCCTACATCTTCTTGCTAGTCGGTCCTGACCAAGCCGCGCGGCGTCACATCGACACGTTGGCCGCCATTGCTCGTTTTATGAGCGATTCAGAAGCCCGTTACGAGCTTCGCCACGCCAAGGACGCCGAGGGACTCACTGAAGCGTTTCAGCATTTTCAGTCGCGGATTGCTCCAGCCGCACCGGCGCCGGAAGTCGACGTTCACAAGGGGTTGCGTTGGACAGGTCGCTTTGCCGGCGGATTGATCGACGATTTTCGCCACCGATTGCCATACTACGTTTCCGATTTTCGCGATGGCGTGCACGGCAAAAGTATCGCGTCGATCATGTTTTTGTTCTTCGCTTGCTTGGCCCCGACCGTCACGTTCGGCGGGATCATGGGTGTGACGACCGGCGGACACATCGGAGCGGTCGAGACGATTTTGGCGGCTTCGTTCGGCGGAGTCTTATATGCATTGTTCTCGGGTCAACCACTGATCATCATCGGGACCACCGGTCCGTTGTTGGTGTTCATCACGACGCTTTACACGTTATGCCTACAGCTCAAAATCCCTTTTTTACCGACGTACGCATGTGTCAGTCTGTGGGCCGGCGGGCTGACGATCCTGTTGGCGGTTACCGACGCAAGCGCGTTGATGCGTTACTTTACGCGTTTCACCGACGAAATCTTTGCGGCATTGATCTCGGTCATCTATATCTACGAAGCCCTCTCGTCGCTGGCCCGCGAATCCCAAGACATTAACGACGTGGCCAACCCGTCGCATGCGTTATTGACGCTGCTGCTGGCGCTTGGAACGTTGTATTTGGCAATGAACTTGCAAGCGTTCCGCCGCAGCCGTTTTCTATTGCCATGGATGCGTGAACTGCTAGGCGACTTTGGGCCGACGATTGCATTGGTCGCAATGAGCGCGGTCGCATTTTGGCTGAGCAATGTGGAACTGGCAAAACTTGACATCCCCAATGAGTTCGCCCCCTCGCTTCACGGCGGCCGGTCTTGGTTCGTCAATCCGATGGACGCGCCCCAGTGGGTCTGGTTTGCCTCTGCGATCCCCGGACTGCTCGGTGCCGTGCTGATCTATCTGGATCAAAACATCACCGCTCGATTGGTCAACAGCCCGGATCATCAGCTTCGCAAAGGTCCCGCGTATCACTGGGACCTCGGCGTGATTGGCATCCTAACCGGAGTCTTCAGTCTGTTTGGACTTCCCTGGTTGGTTGCAGCGACAGTGCGATCGCTGAATCACATTCGCAGCTTGGCGGATGTCGAAGAGGTAGTGACGCGTAGCGGCGAGCGACGCGACCGGATAATTCACGTCCGCGAAACACGCTTGACCGGCTTGCTTATTCATCTGGGTATCGGTGGATCGCTGATCGCATTGGCGCTGTTGAAGATGGTGCCGATGGCGGTGCTGTACGGAATCTTCCTGTTCATGGGGCTAGTGTCGATGAAGGGAAATCAGTTCCTCGAACGACTGACGCTGCTGCCGATGGAAAGCAGTTTGTACCCGCAGGCGCACTACATGCGACGTGTCCCCAAACGAGTCGTGCATCTTTACACGATCTTGCAACTCATCTGCTTGGCGGTCTTGTGGGTGATCAAAAGCAGCGCGATCGCGATTGTCTTTCCGCTATTCATCACGCTATTGGTACCGATTCGGCTGGTGGCCGATCGATTCTTCAAGAAAGAGCACCTAGCGGCGCTCGATGCCGCCGAAACGCCAAACGAATCCTCCAGCAGCCTGCCAGGCTAG
- a CDS encoding Flp family type IVb pilin translates to MIKPSYKRAVLEFLREEDGPTAVEYAVMLALILAVCISSVSFLAAKTQESFVTSGDAISGAFGS, encoded by the coding sequence ATGATCAAGCCTTCTTACAAACGTGCGGTCCTTGAATTCCTGCGAGAAGAAGATGGTCCCACGGCAGTCGAGTACGCAGTGATGCTGGCGTTGATCCTTGCCGTCTGCATCAGCTCGGTCTCGTTTTTAGCCGCCAAAACGCAAGAAAGCTTTGTGACGTCCGGCGACGCGATCAGTGGTGCGTTCGGTAGCTAG